From a single Anaerolineales bacterium genomic region:
- a CDS encoding PTS sugar transporter subunit IIA, translating to MSILSKKRIQLNAVATDRTDAIRKAGDLLVQSGCVLPEYIEGMLKREESMSTYLGSGVAIPHGVYENKEHVLQTGISVLQLPQGVEWDEGGEPVFLVIGIAASGDEHVGVLASLAEAIEDEAVLNELIHATDADVILKHLDKEPEA from the coding sequence ATGTCCATTCTTTCCAAGAAACGAATCCAACTCAACGCGGTCGCAACAGACCGCACCGACGCCATCCGCAAGGCGGGTGATTTGTTGGTGCAATCGGGTTGTGTGTTACCAGAATATATCGAGGGCATGTTAAAGCGCGAGGAAAGCATGTCCACGTATCTGGGGAGCGGGGTTGCCATTCCGCATGGCGTATACGAGAACAAGGAGCACGTCCTGCAGACAGGCATTTCTGTCCTGCAACTACCCCAGGGCGTGGAATGGGATGAGGGCGGGGAACCCGTTTTTTTGGTGATCGGCATCGCCGCATCCGGCGACGAGCATGTGGGCGTGTTGGCGAGTCTCGCGGAAGCCATCGAGGATGAAGCCGTCCTGAATGAACTGATCCATGCAACAGACGCAGATGTCATTTTGAAACACTTGGACAAGGAGCCTGAAGCGTGA
- a CDS encoding PTS mannitol transporter subunit IICB gives MKERLQQFGGFLAGMVIPNIGALLAWGLITAFFIPVGWLPNEKFAALVGPMIVYLIPLLIGYTGGKLVQGDVRGGVMGAVATMGVIVGSDIPMMLGAMIVGPLGGWAIKKLDGTLEEKIPVGFEMLYNTFSIGILGMILALIANVAIGPVVVAFSNAAGAAVDWMVNARLLPLAAIIIEPAKVLFLNNAINHGVLGPLGVTAAAESGRAIHFLLETNPGPGLGLLIAFYIAGKGLLKDSATGSMVVHFFGGIHEIYFPYVLAHPIMILAVIAGGFSADLWFTITNAGLVATPAPGSIFAYLAVTPPGQHFAVLTGVLIGAVVSAVVGVLLLRFSPVPEEKTEG, from the coding sequence CCTTCTTCATCCCTGTCGGCTGGCTTCCGAACGAAAAGTTTGCCGCGTTGGTCGGTCCGATGATTGTATACCTGATCCCTCTGTTGATCGGGTACACCGGCGGCAAGCTCGTACAGGGTGATGTGCGCGGTGGTGTGATGGGTGCTGTGGCTACCATGGGTGTCATTGTCGGTTCCGATATCCCCATGATGTTGGGCGCCATGATCGTAGGTCCGCTTGGAGGCTGGGCGATCAAAAAACTGGATGGCACACTGGAAGAAAAGATTCCGGTCGGCTTCGAGATGCTCTACAATACGTTCTCGATTGGAATCCTTGGTATGATCCTGGCTCTGATTGCAAATGTAGCGATCGGACCAGTTGTCGTGGCATTCAGCAATGCTGCCGGCGCTGCGGTGGACTGGATGGTGAATGCCAGACTTCTCCCCCTCGCTGCGATCATTATCGAACCTGCCAAGGTCCTGTTCCTGAACAATGCCATCAACCACGGCGTTTTGGGTCCCCTGGGTGTGACGGCTGCGGCAGAGAGCGGACGCGCGATTCACTTCCTGCTCGAAACCAATCCGGGTCCCGGTTTGGGTCTGCTGATCGCTTTCTATATTGCCGGTAAAGGCTTGCTCAAAGACTCCGCCACTGGCTCGATGGTCGTTCATTTCTTCGGCGGTATTCACGAAATTTACTTCCCCTACGTTCTTGCCCACCCCATCATGATCCTGGCTGTCATCGCCGGTGGTTTCTCCGCCGACCTGTGGTTCACCATCACCAATGCAGGTTTGGTTGCCACCCCCGCTCCCGGCTCGATCTTTGCCTACCTCGCCGTGACTCCTCCCGGACAGCACTTCGCCGTTTTGACCGGCGTGTTGATCGGCGCGGTCGTTTCCGCAGTCGTGGGTGTGCTTCTTCTGCGCTTCAGCCCGGTGCCGGAAGAGAAAACCGAAGGATAA